The Panthera uncia isolate 11264 chromosome C1 unlocalized genomic scaffold, Puncia_PCG_1.0 HiC_scaffold_3, whole genome shotgun sequence genomic sequence GATGGTTTGTGTTTTTTCATGTGGGTAGGTATAGACTGAGTAAAGCCAAGatgagctttaaaaagaaagatgttctTTCCAAATTCTCAACTAcatatactttgaaaatatatccAGACTATTGAAAATGAGACATTTCTTAGTGAGCTAAGAACTTTTCCTTCCTAAGATTGAGTTGAAGCATACCTACTGATTAGATTAATTAGCATTGTTGTCAAAGCAGTAATGACTTTAGTTATATGGATCATCTTGATGGGTCTAATTTAAtcataatgtttatttgattataAAAAACAATAGGCCCAAAAGACATCATCCCTGATGGTCTCCTTCTTCAGTTTAACTGGTCTACCTGTCACTGGCTTATTAATCAGTGGCTTTGTGCATGCTTTCAAATGACCTCTAACATCGCTTTCATCCTCATTTCTAAATCTTTTGTGGTACTTACAGTTCCATTGGTTAGTCAACTCTCTGACAAAGATGTTAATGTGAGAGGACAAAGGTAGCCATTGGCgttgagcagagagaggggtaggaGTAAGGATTAGTTTTATTCATGGTCAGTTTATTACTGAGCTTTATCACgttatgttgatttttgtattcCTAGGAAATTTTATCGCTACCCggatttggaaattaaatatttggaTTAAGAGTtagcttttgtaaataaagcatttaatagGAAAAGTCCGGAGCAAATGTTTATTATGGCTTCCTTCTCTGAGCATCAGAACTGGTCAGGGCTTCCCAGGGCTGTTGTAGTCTCCATTCCAAAAGCTAAAACTAACTCTAGGGACTCTAATACCTACAGAAGTTTTAAGCTAATTTCTGTTCtgctaaaaatatttcataagctGGATTACCTTTTGGTTAGATGaagtaaattatttgaaaatgtttcataACTGGCTCTTAATGTAAGCATTTGGGGAAAATCAacttcatattttgaaaattgaacAACATGAACATTCTCAGAATTTTCGGGCTTTTATTATAGTGATAATACTTTGTGTACATTTGTTGCATTTCTGGTTTTTATTggaaaaatctttcttaaaagcTCAGAGTGATTTATAGCACAACACTGAGCCTAAGAGCATCTGTCAGTAGTTTTTCCTATAATGTGGTGTTATCAATGTATGGAGAGAATAAGAAAGAACTTGTTCACTTATCATAATTACTCTCACAGCTTCCTATAGCTACAGTATGTATAACAGGTTTTATTATATCAACATCTTCAGGGATTCAGTGAGAAATTTTACTGAACTAACTTGGACTGTCAGTATCATCACTAAAGTAATTAACTTTCCTTTGTTaacaatacagatttattttcaaTACTGACATTTGCTAAAAGCCTTTGGTTTCTTCCTTAACATAATACAGTGATTTTTAATgcaacaaaatgattttttttccatttagataATGGAACTTGGACTCAACTTTGGCTTGTCTCTGAATACCATGAACTGGGCTCTTTATATGACTATTTGAATAGAAACGTAGTAACAGTGGCTGGCATGATCAAACTGGCACTTTCCGTAGCGAGTGGTCTGGCCCACTTACATATGGAGATTGTTGGTACACAAGGTACGTGTTTTCTTTCTAAGTTCTCTCTGCTTCAATATGAGGATGGAAACACCAAATTGTGTTTTAGTGCTtccttgtattttaatttattccaaTTATCAAATGTAAAGAAGCACTAAGGTACTTTATAAAACTGAGGGTATTATCATGATGCAGGCAACTCTCATCTATATACTCACCATTGTGTATATTAGCCATAATAATGTTTTTATACTGGTGGCTCCGGCTTTGCCATTTAGCACATACACCTGGGAGAtcttacttgggggggggggggcaaatgcTCTATATTCAGAGAATATTGATAGCTTAAATATTTACCTTTGATAACTAAAATAATGGGAGATGGTAATGTgatcttgaaaagatatttacatatcATGTATTCAAAGGCCAAATAATATGCACTGTCCTTACTATTTATTGAGTTAATAGAGAATTGGCTCTAGAAAGTCATTAGTCCGGATGGGGCAATAATTCTCTAATTTGGATTCATGGGCcctttaaactcttaaaaactaCTGAGGATCCCAAAAGTGTTTGTGTATTTGGGTTCTACCTGTTAACATTTACTATATTATGAACTAAAattgagaaatgtaaaaaatatttattaatttactgaaTGCTAATTAACCGATTAAATGTGAAATACGTTTCAAaaatttacatcttttaaaaaaattgcatccTTTTTTTGTAATACAAAAACCATATCTAGTGAAAATAatggttttgttttacatttttgcaaatctccttCTTGTCTGACTTAATGTCTGGATTCTCATGCATGTTCTTCATTCACTTGGTTCCgatatgttgttttggttgaagtatgtGAAGAAAAGGTAATATCACACAGATATGTATTCAGAAAAGAGACTCAAAGACTCCCAGGGATTTTAGGGTCACATTTGAGAACCGCTGGTGTAGGGTAGTAAAAGTTTGAAACATGTTTGTAAGAGAATATTTGCTATATTCTTACATAGTTGTAGCGATGCCAATTCTTTCcctgttcattcaacaaaaatttattagtGGCCACCCCAAGTGCCAACAAGTGTTCTGAGCATCAGAGGCTTGCGGATGAGCAAGACACAGGCCTTTAGGCAGCTTACAGTCTAGTTGGGAAAGACAGATAGACACACATGGGAATGAACAATATAGCCAGTAATAAGGGTTCTGAAGAAGGCAAAACGAGGTACTCTGTGGAGAATGACTGGGGATGTGGGATGTGTGGTCAGGCAAGACTTGTcttaggaggtgacatttgagccagGTCTTCAACGTGATTCCCTTTGGAGAGAGTCAATCtttagtaacaacaacaaaaagaaggagtatttttttttcttatgcttcATAGGTAAACCTGCGATTGCTCATCgagatataaaatcaaagaatatcTTAGTGAAAAAGTGTGAAACGTGTGCCATAGCGGACTTAGGGTTGGCTGTGAAGCATGATTCAGTACTGAACACTATTGACATACCTCAGAATCCTAAAGTAGGAACCAAAAGGTAAGATAACTAGCTTTGGTAGCACCCTGAGACATGTGACTGCCTCCCAAACGTGAAGTCatgggatgtgtgtgtgcgttttggtttttttggtggcGAGTGGTCTGAATGGAAAATCATTAGGCCCAAGAAAGCAAGAAGTCTTCTGTGGGTCATTGAGAAGTCAGTGGCATAATGCTTATAAAGCAGGGACAGTTGGCATTTTAGTTGTATAGACAGTAGTCATTTGGGTAAGGAATCCAGTAGTTAGGGATGGTGGAAGAGATGGTGATACATTATTTTTCGTGTGCCACTTTCTGAGAATACATTTTCCTAGGGATAGGAGGAAAAACATGTCATCAGTATATAGCTCCTCCAAAGCCTTTATACTTATAAATGCACTGAAACTCAGGGCTAGATCTATTTTTTCAGGTTCTAAACAAGAGATGTAGAATCAGTATATTGAGCAAGGTAAGTGAGGgactctaaataaatacatacatgtgcTATTGTACTCCCTTAGTATTTAAGGACGTGTAACAGTTTTTGTATTTACCTGTAATTGTACTTATCCTTAAGTCTCCCAAACtgatgtatattaaaataatagggGTTTGGACATATTTCCCACGTTCAGGGAACAGAATCTCTGAAGGTTCAGGACAAGAACGAGATAAACAGAACATACTGCATATGTATTACGACAGGCCCGTTGGGAGTGAgatttctgatgttttcttgttCTGGCCAGCCTGTAGCCAGCAtacttccatttccttttatttgaacATCAGCCTCATGCTCCTTTGGTATAATTCCTGGGTTCTTGACCTTGAAATCAGAAACGACCAAAACATTTTCCTGGAGTTGTTAAAGGATCTTGCGAGTAGGGAATTTCTGGTTCAGTTGGCCTCCAAGCCAGATTGGAGATTCCAAGCCCATCACTCTGAGCTCTTCTCTTGGCTCCCTAGAATTTAATGAGGCCCCAGGAACACTTCAGGGCAGTTTGTTCAAACCAGGCGGCCCTATgggacctttcttcttttccctctgaaAAGCAAACTTCAGCTTGCCCATATGACAGTCTCCACATTAGGGACCCCCAGGGAAGCCTTGGATGCTGGATTCCTTAAGAGGATCTAAAACTTTTAAGAGTTTGGGAGAGTACTGCACCCTGATCTTAATATTTTGGGAAATCATCAAAATCTCCCTAGGACAGCTAGACTCAGTCAGGTCCCGTGGCCTGTAGATatcttttgtttagttttattcaAACAAGGTTGTAATTTTCTTGTAGCCaatgtatattgtgtatatattttttgaaaccagtataaaataaaattgttcattcTTAGAAGGTATTTAGGGTATGCTGCTGAGCACTGCGTTATTGTCCTGGGCCCACCATGAATAAGAGATGcttcttgccctcaaggagctttaCATGGCAACATTTGTTGGTGGGAGTTGAGTTCCCTCTTTCCTCTTGAGTGCTTTGTTTACTGAATTTCCCTCTAgcttttttttccaagtcatttGGCTCCTGGCACTTGTGCTTTGACACTGAATAGGATGACctctggttttatttaaaattttttttaattatggttcATTCAATAactgtattatttaaatttaatttattacagTGACTtagatctacttttaaaaatgatgtaagctatcctaatttatattttgtgaCAGGATTTATTAAGATTGTATTTTACTGGATTGCTGTAAAGtcatacacagaatctgaaatgtgCATGTTTTTCAAGGTATATGGCTCCTGAAATGCTTGATGATACTATGAATGTGAATATCTTCGAGTCCTTCAAACGAGCTGACATCTATTCTGTTGGTCTGGTTTATTGGGAAATAGCCCGAAGGTGTTCAGTTGGAGGTAAGATGTTGGGGATAATTTTGTATCTGTCTTTCCTTGATGCTTTGAATATAAGATATgattttgtatgtattattttctaagcacaatattgaatcattttttaaaatttaagagactACCTTTTAGGGATAGCTTTCCATTGGCAAAAGTGGAGCATCCTACGTATAATGCTGATTTTATATTGTGATTACGGCTTAGGTGGGAGTGACATTTCTCCTGATAATTCtgattttcttaatgatattttGCACAGCACTTGAAAATTTTCTTCAGTTTGTATGCAGTTAGCTGTAtccctacttaaaatttttttttcttagtgtttatttatttttgagacagagacagagcgtgagcagggcaagggcagagagagggagacacagaatctgaaacagaatccaggctctgagctgtcagcacagagcctgacctgggctcgaacccacgaactgtgagatcatgacctgagctgaagtcagacacttaaccgactgagccacccaggcacctgctaTATCCCTACTTTATACCAGAAATTAAACCCAAAGATGTTAAATGACTTAACAAGAGCCATAGGAGTTGAAGACTTCTAGCTTTCAggcttttcctgttttgttttgtttttccccctgtGATAATGCATGTGGAAGAGAGAAAGCGATGGTGGGCAGAGGTGAGCATAGACTAACTTCCTGACTCAATGCTCCTAGCAGTTCAGAGATTAATAATGAGAGGAAGAGAGTTTGAAAGGATGAAACCCTACAAATGCAGTCTGAGGGAGTTGTGGCCTCAGTGGAGAAAAGTTAACTACTGTTAGAAAATGGATTAGAGTTTTCACTTTCAAGGGAGAAAGACTTAAAACTAAGCTGTGGTTTAGCAAATTCCTGAATGtctgactttaggcaagttacttggtctcactttcctcatctgtaaaatgaatcaTAAAACTGACCCCTTGGGCTTTGAGGATCTAACAAAttggtttaattaattaattaattaattaatatagaGCATGCttatagtaaacattcaataaaacaACTGTCATTATCAAACCAACTTCagtttttatatttcacattgaTGTCATTTTGCATTACGctaatctcatttttttcaaatgagtaaaaaaaatttttaagcttccAAGGTTAAAATTATACTTGAATGAGAAAACAtaattttcccccttttattcACAGATGAAATAGTACACCATTCAGGAAGATGAAGCTATTTATAGAAGCAATAAAATTACAATAGGATTTTGGAGCCTGGGATTGAGTTCCagatctgccacttactagctctatGACCTTTACCAAACTTATGACtctttgtgcctcaatttcctccttcTATAGAGTAGGGATAATATGGTTCCTCTTTTAGTCTGTGGATTTGAGAAATAATTAGTTAAAACATGTAAAGGGCTTAGGACAGTGTGTGGTAAAAAGCATGACTCAAACATgtttgtaacaattttttttaattcatattaataATTGTCTAGATGTGCTTTTAGGTCattgtctttaaattttcttcaactattgaaatagtaattttttagggcacatcttaaatattttacattaaaagtactatagttaaaacaattttataaggAAATTATCAATTTCAAGTAATATTCTGATAATTTAGATCAGGTCTTTGTATTTGAGACTCTTTTAATATGAACCTTCATGTTGAACTGTCCATATTTAGTACCTTTGCTGCTTCTTTGGCACATTCTTAGGTATGGTACTTCTATAATCCAAATGTAAGAAACACAGCATTTAAAAGATTGCCCATCAATTTTCAAAAAGAGTAAGCTATTCTGTTTTGAAAAGGTTATTTCATGGAAAAACATACTTCATTCCCAGAGCAATGAGGCCACGCTATAAGTTTTTCAATTAGGCATTACTTTTGAATTGCACAatggtattttatataaatcagaATTTACATAatctttataattatgtaaaatattttatatatttacatttatatcatTGTTAAAATCCTGTAAATGTGATGTATTTCTATAAAATCATACATAATATACAATATGTAATTGTCAAAATTATatacttcataaaataaatgtttgttttatataagatatatgtaattatcaaaattatatacattttcataatataaattttataaacttaCATAATAATTATTCAGCTGAGCGCTTAATACCTGTATCTTTGGTTTCATAGTGacacaaaattttattaaacCTGACTTTCCAGTTTCCCAGGGTGCCCCTTGTACCTAGAAGACATAATTGGTTGTCTTTGGAAATAAGCATCTTTGTTTATTATTCACACTAGGAAATTTATCATGCAAATTTCTTATAGGAATTGTTGAGGAGTACCAGTTGCCTTATTATGACATGGTGCCTTCAGATCCATCAATAGAGGAAATGAGGAAGGTTGTTTGTGACCAGAAGTTTCGACCAAATATCCCCAACCAGTGGCAAAGCTGTGAAGTAAGGCTGTGTTCTTATATATGTTTTACCTATTGTAATTCTGAGGTAAGTTACCAGGGGAGGTTTTTGGAGACCACATAGTTCTTCTCTCTTAATCTAGGCATCCAATTCTTTCCACGTATGTAAGTGTATGTCCTTGCATCAGTCCTCAGAAGGATTTTAGTCCTTTTAGCTATATGTATACAAAATGCTAAGTTAAGTGGCAGTAACAGGCCCTGGTATCCCAATGACTTGACACAACAAGACTTGATTTCTTGCTGTGTAAAGTCCCCAACAGGTCAGGCAGCTGTGCTCCCTGTGCTGATTCAGTAATGCAGGTAACTTTGATCTTGGGATGCTGCTGTCTCAACGCATAGTTTCCAAGTGTCTAGGTCAGGCAAAGAGAGGAGCTGGACGGTCACACGTGGCTCTCTAATGCTCTGGCTTCAGGTGAGTCACATCATTTCCACTCATGGTTCATAGACCAGAGTCAGTCACACAGTCCCATCTGACTGCAAAGAGGCTGGTAACTGTAGGGACACAGACATGTTTGGTAGTCTATGTCCATGCCAGACAGAGTATTACAATTTCAATCATCCTTGGAGTCACTAAATTATTTCTAACCCCTAACTTGCTGAAATTTGagcttattttctttcatcagaaaaGCCTCCTCACGGCCAAGACCTTTGTTATCTCCTCATGCCCAACGGCACAGACAGTGACCACCATGCAATATACACACAATAAATGGTCATTGCAGTGCTAGTTTGGCCCTATGTGAGGGAAGAGACTTTTCTAGTTTgcacacagagaaagaagggaaggtgAGGCAAAGAGTACAGACCATCTAACTGATTCCAGAACTGTTTTAATGCTTTAATCTCTCCCAACCCCCTTATATATTCTACCATATTAAATTGTAATATGTGAGGTCTTTTGAAAGTGACATTTTTAGTTTGGCTTTATCCTAAGGGTTATTTTATACAGTaggtttttttcctcatttcccccCTCCTTCATGTTTTATTCAATTCTTTTTCCACTTAAGGAAAGATTTATGTCTTGATATTTCTATTTCGTATAGGTATCTTATCCACTAATTATTTTAGAAGAAGAATTTGAGACATTTACAACCAAACTGAAATTAAGTgcgtttttttctaaaattaataatttcatgTATATGGAagagtatataacatatatgtaaagtataagtataataataaaatgagaagcaGTGAATTCACTACCAACTTTAAAACATAGAACATTCAAAGATTCCTTACTCCTCTGAGAGATTACTGTTATGATGATTTATTATTGCCTTGCTTTTTTgtaggagaaaaaatatatatgttatatatgttatatatatatatgttatatatacatatatatatatacacacacNNNNNNNNNNNNNNNNNNNNNNNNNNNNNNNNNNNNNNNNNNNNNNNNNNNNNNNNNNNNNNNNNNNNNNNNNNNNNNNNNNNNNNNNNNNNNNNNNNNNNNNNNNNNNNNNNNNNNNNNNNNNNNNNNNNNNNNNNNNNNNNNNNNNNNNNNNNNNNNNNNNNNNNNNNNNNNNNNNNNNNNNNNNNNNNNNNNNNNNNNNNNNNNNNNNNNNNNNNNNNNNNNNNNNNNNNNNNNNNNNNNNNNNNNNNNNNNNNNNNNNNNNNNNNNNNNNNNNNNNNNNNNNNNNNNNNNNNNNNNNNNNNNNNNNNNNNNNNNNNNNNNNNNNNNNNNNNNNNNNNNNNNNNNNNNNNNNNNNNNNNNNNNNNNNNNNNNNNNNNNNNNNNNNNNNNNNNNNNNNTGCTGTAGGTTTTGTTTCTCATAACTTGAATCAGGTTAAATAAAAGCTGACTTTGTTTTGATAAAAACTTTCTTCCTCTGTATGAGGTGATGATATGGCCTTTCTCCTTTGTCTCTAAATGTGATAAATTGCATTTGTAGATTTTCCACTGTTAAACCAACCATGCATTCCTAGAAAAGATCTAACATAGTTTTAATGCAAACAATTTTGTACATTGCTGATATAAGCGATTTTTGTCCATTTGTGTCCAgtatttagttttcttattttgtattaatCTCATGAGATACTCATGTGATTTTATACCATTATTGTGTGTTGAGACTTAAcatgtttatcattttctttattcaacatTACTTTTTGCCTCTCAGAGCTTCCTTCTAAGATCATTTTCTGATTTCCTGATGTgcattctttaaatgtattttatgtaaattggTTTTTTAGGAAGACCTAGTGGTTGGAAGTTCTTTCAGTGTTTGGGtatctgaaaatttattttgttcttaatcATAAACAAAGTTAGGTTCATAgttattttctctaaataaagtTGTTATTTCACTGTCTTCTGGCTTTCATTATCACTTTTGAGAAGtcaactgagttttgttttgttttcttttgtttttttttttttttagttcatttatcttttctttcagacTACCTTAAGAACTTCTCTGTCTCTAGTATTCTGCAGTTTCTCTATGATGTATTTGGTATAGATGTCCCTTGATTAATCTTTCTTGTAATTTTTGGACTTTCTAATTCCAAGAACTTGTGATGTTcttcagttctggaaaattctgcaccattatttcttcaaatagctCCTCCTCTCATTGTCTCTCTTGCCCGTTTTTAGAGAACTCATTGGATGCATGTTAGACCTTTCAGTTTTTTGCATGtcttctcaacatttttttttttttatttatttttgggacagagagagacagagcatgaacgggggaggggcagagagagagggagacacagaatcggaaacaggctccaggctccgagccatcagcccagagcctgacgcggggctcgaactcacggaccgcgagatcgtgacctggctgaagtcggacgcttaaccgactgcgccacccaggcgccccttgcatgTCTTCTATTCTCTCCTGTTTTCCATATTTGTATCTTTATGTAGCATCTCAtatttatcttccagttcactaatTTGGCCCTCAAATGTGTCTAACCTGCCATTTATCTCatccatttagtttttttaaataaaaaaatattaataaaaaatattaatgataatattaaatagtattaaaattattcatctttcaggtcaagaagtttttttttttcagtcagaaAAAGGTAGTGAGTTtattaggttttttgtttgtttttttactgaagtatagttgagacacattatattagttttaggtatacaacatcgACAACCCAATACatcatgctgtgctcaccacaagtgtagtagttaccatctgtcagcaTACGATGCTATTACACCACCATTAATTATATTCTCTATGCTATGtctttcatccctgtgatttatACATTTCGTAACTgaaagcctgtacctcccactccccttcatctattttgtccaTTCCTCCCACTGCC encodes the following:
- the ACVR1C gene encoding activin receptor type-1C isoform X1, with amino-acid sequence MELTVVITVPVCLLSMAAALMIWACQGRQCTDRKKKRQNVEEPLSECNLVNAGKTLKDLIYDVTASGSGSGLPLLVQRTIARTIVLQEIVGKGRFGEVWHGRWCGEDVAVKIFSSRDERSWFREAEIYQTVMLRHENILGFIAADNKDNGTWTQLWLVSEYHELGSLYDYLNRNVVTVAGMIKLALSVASGLAHLHMEIVGTQGKPAIAHRDIKSKNILVKKCETCAIADLGLAVKHDSVLNTIDIPQNPKVGTKRYMAPEMLDDTMNVNIFESFKRADIYSVGLVYWEIARRCSVGGIVEEYQLPYYDMVPSDPSIEEMRKVVCDQKFRPNIPNQWQSCEALRVMGRIMRECWYANGAARLTALRIKKTISQLCVREDCKA